In a genomic window of Flavobacteriales bacterium:
- a CDS encoding acylase, whose amino-acid sequence MFSRFLLCLYALSVWQIAFSQTIDPKDVTIVRDPFGVPHIFGKTDADAAYGLAYAHSEDNFHDIQLAVLAGQGRLGEVTGKEGVLFDFGLRLLNIDSLVEARFEKDLSPEFRATLQAYAQGLNDFAAKHPKEVLHKKLFPVEAKDLVKSSTLSVSLMAGLGMALKAVNENRVEEFLGSNEAHTGTGSNALAVASEKMDDGLPYLLVNSHQPIEGRFAWYEAHVVSDEGWDCIGGLFPGGTTVFVGSNQNLGWGHTFNYHQFGDIYKLEINPKNKNQYKYDGEWKDFYIRKVKLKVKVAGMRIPVSRKVKWCTYGPVFENKYGSWGFRFPAYNDIRATEQWFRMNKAQNFGEFTEAMKMQAVPLFNTVYADKDGNIMLHSGGKMPKRNPKLNWTYPITANTSDYKWTEILDYEQLPHVENPECGFVYNANNTPLHCTGDSCNWNEYFPGLQTFEYNRGERFGYLMKSHEGSFTEADLKRIKFDMKYHPNGIYEHKFAAMYNLDETKYPDIADAIQKLKHWDKAGNADNMDAALAMVTHEFLRQAIDAPFALLMVRQEPLSEEMAVDAIRKAKKLLLKTHGTLDVPLGEVQRLVRGDVSFPANGLREVPRASDTKLHDKKNGIYKVTGGDGYIQIARFGKDGVNIRSINAFGASSRPESSHYTDQMKLFTDHEYKQVPMDRATLEKNAERVYHPGE is encoded by the coding sequence ATGTTCTCACGATTTCTGCTATGCCTTTACGCCCTTAGCGTATGGCAAATTGCCTTTTCACAGACCATCGACCCGAAAGATGTGACCATTGTGCGCGACCCGTTCGGAGTGCCGCACATTTTCGGGAAGACCGATGCCGATGCCGCTTATGGTCTTGCGTATGCACATTCTGAAGACAACTTTCACGACATCCAGTTGGCGGTGCTGGCCGGGCAAGGTAGGTTGGGAGAAGTGACCGGAAAGGAAGGCGTGCTTTTCGATTTCGGTCTGAGGTTGCTGAACATCGACTCGCTGGTGGAAGCGCGGTTCGAAAAAGACCTGTCGCCCGAATTCAGAGCCACGCTGCAAGCCTATGCACAGGGTTTGAATGATTTTGCGGCCAAGCATCCGAAAGAGGTCCTTCATAAAAAACTCTTCCCTGTGGAAGCGAAAGACCTCGTAAAAAGTTCTACGCTGAGCGTTTCGCTGATGGCAGGTTTGGGCATGGCGTTGAAAGCGGTGAATGAGAACCGCGTGGAAGAATTCCTCGGTTCCAATGAAGCACATACCGGAACAGGCTCCAATGCATTGGCAGTTGCATCCGAAAAAATGGATGACGGACTTCCTTATTTATTGGTCAATTCGCATCAGCCGATCGAGGGACGATTTGCATGGTACGAAGCGCACGTGGTAAGTGATGAAGGTTGGGATTGCATCGGAGGACTTTTTCCTGGTGGCACCACCGTTTTTGTCGGCTCGAACCAGAACCTTGGCTGGGGGCACACCTTCAACTACCACCAGTTTGGCGACATCTATAAATTGGAGATCAACCCGAAAAACAAGAACCAATATAAATATGATGGTGAGTGGAAGGATTTCTACATCCGAAAAGTGAAGTTGAAAGTGAAAGTGGCGGGAATGAGGATTCCTGTCTCTCGCAAGGTGAAATGGTGTACTTACGGCCCCGTTTTCGAGAACAAGTACGGTTCGTGGGGATTCCGATTCCCTGCATACAACGACATTCGGGCAACCGAACAATGGTTCCGAATGAACAAGGCCCAAAACTTTGGGGAGTTTACCGAGGCGATGAAAATGCAAGCGGTTCCACTCTTCAATACGGTGTATGCAGATAAGGACGGAAACATCATGCTGCACTCTGGCGGAAAAATGCCCAAGCGCAATCCAAAGCTCAATTGGACCTATCCTATCACGGCCAATACATCTGATTACAAATGGACGGAGATCCTTGATTATGAGCAGCTGCCACACGTGGAAAATCCCGAATGCGGTTTTGTTTACAACGCCAATAACACACCGCTCCATTGCACAGGCGACAGTTGCAATTGGAATGAGTATTTCCCTGGACTTCAGACGTTTGAGTACAACCGAGGCGAGCGTTTCGGCTACCTGATGAAAAGCCATGAAGGATCATTTACGGAAGCCGACCTGAAGCGCATCAAATTCGACATGAAGTATCACCCGAATGGAATTTACGAGCACAAATTCGCAGCCATGTACAACTTGGACGAAACGAAATATCCAGACATTGCCGATGCCATCCAAAAACTGAAACATTGGGACAAAGCGGGCAATGCCGATAACATGGATGCGGCCTTGGCCATGGTCACGCACGAGTTTCTCCGCCAAGCCATTGATGCACCTTTTGCGCTGCTGATGGTTCGGCAGGAACCGCTTTCGGAGGAAATGGCCGTGGACGCCATCCGCAAAGCGAAGAAATTGCTACTGAAAACGCACGGAACATTGGATGTTCCTCTCGGAGAAGTTCAACGTCTTGTAAGAGGAGATGTCAGTTTCCCGGCCAACGGTCTTCGCGAAGTTCCACGCGCCAGCGACACCAAACTGCACGACAAGAAGAATGGAATCTATAAGGTAACGGGTGGCGATGGTTACATTCAGATAGCGCGGTTCGGGAAAGATGGCGTGAACATCCGCAGCATCAATGCGTTCGGTGCAAGTTCTCGGCCAGAGAGTTCGCATTACACCGACCAGATGAAACTCTTCACCGACCACGAATACAAGCAAGTTCCAATGGACAGAGCAACATTGGAAAAGAATGCCGAGCGGGTATATCATCCCGGAGAATAG
- a CDS encoding response regulator: protein MAMNKRILLVEDEESLQDIIKLNLELEGYEVSAVNNGKTALEEFARKRFDLVILDVMLPEVDGFTICQTIRLENTKVPILFLTAKSSAEDRVFGLKIGGDDYLTKPFNLDEFLLRVQALLKRGATEFNKSVDTFSFGNCKIDFSSFTIKDIDGNEHQLSKREMKLLRLFVDRRNEVLSRETILETVWGYDVFPSTRTIDNYILAFRKYFEKDPKDPKHFLSVRSVGYKFVA from the coding sequence ATAGCTATGAACAAACGGATTCTGCTGGTTGAGGACGAGGAAAGCCTCCAAGATATCATTAAACTGAACTTGGAATTGGAAGGCTATGAGGTTTCTGCCGTGAACAACGGCAAAACCGCCTTGGAGGAATTTGCCCGTAAGCGGTTCGACCTGGTGATTCTGGATGTGATGCTTCCCGAAGTGGACGGTTTTACCATCTGCCAAACCATTCGACTGGAAAACACCAAAGTTCCTATCCTGTTTCTCACCGCAAAAAGTTCGGCAGAAGACCGCGTGTTCGGTTTGAAGATCGGTGGAGATGATTACCTCACCAAACCGTTCAACTTGGATGAATTTCTACTCCGTGTTCAGGCATTACTGAAGCGTGGAGCGACCGAGTTCAACAAGTCTGTAGACACGTTCAGTTTCGGCAACTGCAAGATCGATTTCAGTTCGTTCACCATCAAAGACATTGACGGGAACGAACATCAGCTTTCCAAAAGGGAGATGAAGCTGCTGCGCCTTTTTGTCGATCGGAGAAACGAGGTCCTCTCGCGCGAAACGATATTGGAAACGGTCTGGGGCTATGATGTGTTCCCTTCCACCCGCACCATCGACAACTACATTCTCGCCTTCCGAAAGTACTTTGAGAAAGATCCCAAAGACCCCAAACATTTTCTTTCTGTTAGGAGTGTCGGCTACAAGTTCGTGGCCTGA